In Amphiura filiformis chromosome 1, Afil_fr2py, whole genome shotgun sequence, the following are encoded in one genomic region:
- the LOC140161933 gene encoding mitochondrial basic amino acids transporter-like, whose product MAADFIAGCVAGAAGLLVSQPFDTVKVRLQAQTSGHIRYTGALHCFKSIVRQETVFGLYKGLASPLIGNCLINTILFGFHGNLLKQFNNPGYTEVFLCGSAAGVVQSIVACPMELAKIRMQMEGVGKSPAELKHGAVRYNGSIDALVKIYKQENIKGCYRGMASTVIRDSAFGIYFVCYEFLCEQLTKLRADNSRSMLVSITAGGLTGIVSWAVVFPVDVIKTRLQMDGMNGTQQYRD is encoded by the exons ATGGCAGCAGATTTCATCGCAGGGTGTGTGGCAG GTGCAGCTGGCTTACTTGTATCTCAGCCATTTGACACTGTAAAG GTGCGACTCCAAGCTCAAACCAGTGGCCATATACGATACACAGGTGCCCTTCATTGTTTTAAGAGCATAGTACGGCAAGAAACG GTTTTTGGGCTTTACAAAGGTCTTGCATCTCCTCTTATTGGCAACTGCCTcattaatacaatactatttGGTTTCCATGGCAACTTACTAAAGCAATTCAACAATCCTGGTTACACTGAAGTGTTCCTGTGTGGTTCTGCAGCAGGGGTAGTGCAAAGTATCGTGGCATGCCCGATGGAACTAGCTAAAATCCGTATGCAGATGGAGGGTGTCGGTAAGTCCCCAGCAGAGTTGAAACACGGTGCTGTCCGCTACAATGGATCAATAGATGCCCTTGTGAAGATATACAAACAGGAGAACATTAAGGGCTGTTATCGCGGCATGGCGTCAACCGTCATCCGGGATTCGGCATTTGGCATCTATTTTGTGTGTTACGAGTTCTTGTGTGAACAGCTGACAAAATTAAGAGCCGATAATTCAAGGTCAATGCTAGTCTCCATCACAGCTGGAGGACTTACTGGCATAGTGTCGTGGGCTGTGGTGTTTCCAGTGGATGTGATAAAGACTAGACTGCAGATGGATGGTATGAATGGTACTCAACAATACAGGGATTAG